One region of Microbacterium sufflavum genomic DNA includes:
- a CDS encoding PrsW family intramembrane metalloprotease, translating to MTFGGPADPQQPGRYTPPPAQQPTPSAYSAAQYAQSPYLPAAYGQQPGYASALAQPTPYTPPAPVAPSPAESLPALPVTTKKGRTVSLWLFAFLGFLLLALIGYFGWALGPTASAVGLVLALIPLAIVFLGVRMIDRWEPEPKRLVIFAIAWGAVAAVGLTLLVDVGMTILLGPVPEAVAAVVQAPIVEEFWKGLGVFLVFLLARRSFDGPVDGVVYGALVGAGFAFTENIQYFAVSLIEGGGEQLGATFVVRALLSPFAHAMFTSLTGFAIGLVARRHASAGAALGAGLLGWFGAVFLHALWNGSATFADFFGLYFTLQVPLFIGFILGIIALRREEARLTRARLAEYAAAGWFTPEEVTMLATPSGRKAGLTWAAQLRGDRRPLMREFIKDATALAAVRQRAITGRDPLAVEDERALLIRTRATRAALLAY from the coding sequence ATGACTTTCGGAGGACCGGCCGACCCCCAGCAGCCCGGGCGATACACGCCGCCGCCCGCCCAGCAGCCCACCCCGTCGGCGTACTCCGCGGCCCAGTATGCGCAGTCGCCATATCTGCCGGCGGCGTACGGGCAGCAGCCCGGCTACGCGTCCGCACTGGCGCAGCCGACGCCGTACACCCCGCCGGCGCCGGTCGCGCCGTCGCCGGCGGAGTCGCTGCCCGCCCTGCCGGTGACCACGAAGAAGGGCAGGACGGTCTCGCTGTGGCTGTTCGCCTTCCTCGGGTTCCTGCTCCTGGCGCTGATCGGCTACTTCGGCTGGGCGCTGGGGCCGACGGCGTCGGCCGTGGGGCTCGTTCTCGCGCTGATCCCCCTGGCGATCGTGTTCCTCGGGGTGCGGATGATCGACCGATGGGAGCCGGAGCCGAAGCGTCTCGTGATCTTCGCGATCGCGTGGGGCGCGGTGGCGGCGGTCGGCCTCACTCTCCTGGTCGACGTCGGGATGACGATCCTGCTCGGCCCGGTGCCGGAGGCGGTGGCGGCGGTCGTACAGGCGCCGATCGTGGAGGAGTTCTGGAAGGGCCTCGGAGTGTTCCTGGTCTTCCTGCTCGCCCGCCGTTCGTTCGACGGCCCGGTCGACGGCGTGGTGTACGGCGCGCTGGTGGGGGCCGGGTTCGCGTTCACCGAGAACATCCAGTACTTCGCGGTCAGCCTGATCGAGGGTGGCGGCGAGCAGCTCGGCGCCACGTTCGTGGTGCGCGCGCTGCTGTCGCCCTTCGCGCACGCCATGTTCACGTCGCTGACGGGGTTCGCGATCGGCCTCGTCGCGCGCCGGCACGCCTCCGCCGGGGCGGCCCTCGGCGCGGGACTGCTCGGGTGGTTCGGCGCGGTCTTCCTGCACGCGCTGTGGAACGGCTCGGCGACCTTCGCGGACTTCTTCGGCCTCTACTTCACGCTGCAGGTCCCGCTGTTCATCGGCTTCATCCTGGGCATCATCGCGCTGCGGCGGGAGGAGGCGCGGCTCACGAGGGCGCGGCTCGCCGAGTACGCCGCCGCGGGCTGGTTCACGCCGGAGGAGGTCACGATGCTCGCGACGCCGTCCGGTCGCAAGGCGGGATTGACGTGGGCGGCGCAGCTGCGCGGCGACCGTCGTCCGCTCATGCGCGAGTTCATCAAGGACGCGACGGCGCTGGCGGCGGTGCGGCAGC
- a CDS encoding fumarylacetoacetate hydrolase family protein codes for MRFAHLRRPDSPRAVLAVVDDTDAILVSDLLSDAPATLQQLIERGDVALDELRTALADGTAPRHPLGDWSFDSAVLAPPAVLAVGLNYAAHSSELGLKTDAAPTVFTLWPNSLTGHDHVTSWPRSLSEAVDYEAELGVLIGTPAKDVSEADALSHVWGYTVVNDITARNIQFSEAQWSRCKSFDGFTPTGPFAVTADEVPDPQDLHIWTVVDGHTVQDASTDQMVRSVAKLIAHLSQSLTLLPGTLISTGSPGGAGYSRDPQIFLRDHSTVTVGIDGIGELTTHCRILD; via the coding sequence ATGCGGTTCGCTCATCTGCGCCGTCCCGACTCCCCCCGCGCGGTCCTCGCCGTGGTGGACGACACGGACGCCATCCTCGTCTCCGATCTCCTGTCCGACGCTCCTGCCACACTGCAGCAGCTGATCGAGCGGGGTGACGTCGCCCTCGACGAGCTGCGCACCGCCCTGGCCGACGGCACCGCTCCGCGTCACCCGCTGGGTGACTGGAGCTTCGACTCCGCCGTGCTCGCCCCGCCCGCCGTGCTCGCGGTCGGCCTCAACTACGCCGCGCACTCCAGCGAGCTCGGACTCAAGACCGACGCCGCGCCCACGGTGTTCACACTGTGGCCCAACTCCCTCACCGGGCACGATCACGTCACCTCCTGGCCGCGCAGCCTCAGCGAAGCCGTCGACTACGAGGCCGAGCTCGGCGTGCTGATCGGCACCCCCGCGAAAGACGTGAGCGAAGCCGACGCACTGTCGCACGTGTGGGGATACACCGTGGTGAACGACATCACCGCGCGGAACATCCAGTTCTCCGAGGCGCAGTGGTCGCGCTGCAAGTCGTTCGACGGCTTCACGCCCACCGGTCCCTTCGCGGTCACGGCCGACGAGGTGCCCGATCCGCAGGACCTCCACATCTGGACGGTCGTCGACGGGCACACGGTGCAGGACGCGAGCACCGACCAGATGGTGCGCTCGGTCGCGAAGCTGATCGCGCATCTGTCGCAGTCGCTCACGCTGCTGCCCGGGACGCTCATCTCCACCGGCAGCCCCGGCGGTGCGGGCTACTCGCGCGACCCGCAGATCTTCCTCCGCGACCACTCGACGGTCACGGTCGGCATCGACGGGATCGGCGAGCTCACCACGCACTGCCGCATCCTCGACTGA